In one Vibrio sp. VB16 genomic region, the following are encoded:
- a CDS encoding isoprenyl transferase produces the protein MPDIQVSSSHFPKHIAVIMDGNGRWAKARGKPRAFGHRAGAKAVRKTISGAAKLGVKAITLFAFSSENWRRPEEEVNLLMELFISALTREVKKLHKNNLQLRVIGNVSQFNLKLQAKIAEAEVLTTNNTGMVVNIAANYGGKWDIAEAAKSIALKVQEGSLQPSDITEELFAKELTMSDLPEVDLLIRTSGECRISNFMLWQLAYAEMYFTDVLWPDFDEDKLVDAVSWFVSRERRFGCTSGQIKALMD, from the coding sequence ATGCCTGATATCCAAGTATCCTCATCTCATTTTCCGAAACACATAGCCGTCATTATGGACGGAAATGGTCGTTGGGCAAAAGCACGAGGTAAACCTCGCGCTTTTGGTCATCGAGCAGGTGCTAAAGCGGTAAGGAAAACGATATCAGGTGCGGCGAAGCTAGGGGTTAAAGCCATTACTCTGTTCGCTTTTAGCAGTGAAAATTGGCGTCGACCGGAGGAAGAAGTGAACCTACTTATGGAACTCTTTATTTCGGCCTTGACGCGAGAAGTTAAAAAACTACATAAAAATAATCTGCAACTACGGGTTATCGGAAACGTCAGTCAGTTTAATTTGAAGTTGCAGGCGAAAATTGCTGAGGCGGAAGTATTGACGACGAATAACACTGGCATGGTTGTGAATATTGCGGCCAATTATGGTGGCAAGTGGGATATCGCCGAAGCAGCAAAATCCATCGCTTTAAAGGTTCAAGAAGGTTCTTTGCAACCGAGCGACATTACTGAAGAACTATTTGCAAAAGAACTTACTATGTCCGATTTGCCGGAAGTTGATCTTCTCATTAGAACCAGTGGTGAATGTCGCATAAGCAATTTTATGCTTTGGCAGCTTGCTTACGCAGAAATGTATTTTACGGATGTACTTTGGCCTGATTTTGATGAAGATAAGTTAGTGGACGCCGTCTCTTGGTTTGTCAGTCGAGAAAGAAGATTCGGCTGCACTAGCGGACAGATAAAAGCTTTAATGGATTAA
- a CDS encoding phosphatidate cytidylyltransferase has translation MKQRIITALILAPLAVLAIFELPLPLFLLVVTGITVLALWEWAQFVGSQSRYLAMVPTLTCLVISYWAIPSDVVSLNQLTFSHMALLIVASTWWLIASALAITYPKSTRFWQHSKVLRQLFGVLTVLPFFWSLLILRAQNIELEPYHGAKLVLFVCLLVWAADSGAYFAGKAIGKRKMAPNVSPNKTIEGLVGGIVVALMVGGVTANIFDIHFSSVASMIIITLVTVIISVLGDLVESMFKRVSGIKDSSNIIPGHGGVLDRIDSLTAAFPVFTLLYFTI, from the coding sequence TTGAAACAACGAATAATTACAGCGTTAATACTCGCCCCACTAGCAGTGTTGGCTATTTTTGAACTCCCTTTGCCTCTTTTTTTACTGGTTGTAACTGGTATTACCGTTTTAGCACTTTGGGAGTGGGCTCAATTTGTAGGTAGTCAGTCGCGCTATTTGGCCATGGTTCCTACCTTAACGTGTTTGGTAATCAGTTATTGGGCTATTCCTTCTGACGTTGTCAGTTTAAACCAATTAACTTTTTCTCATATGGCCTTATTGATTGTCGCCTCAACCTGGTGGCTGATAGCAAGTGCGTTAGCAATAACCTATCCTAAATCGACCCGTTTTTGGCAACACTCCAAGGTATTACGACAGCTATTTGGTGTCCTAACTGTTTTGCCATTCTTTTGGAGCCTTCTAATATTAAGGGCTCAGAATATTGAGCTAGAGCCTTATCATGGCGCTAAATTAGTGCTGTTTGTCTGCCTACTTGTTTGGGCCGCAGACAGTGGAGCTTATTTTGCTGGTAAAGCAATTGGTAAACGTAAAATGGCACCGAATGTGAGTCCAAATAAAACGATTGAAGGGCTTGTAGGTGGTATCGTTGTTGCACTAATGGTGGGGGGAGTTACCGCCAATATTTTTGATATTCATTTTTCAAGTGTTGCTAGCATGATCATAATCACTTTGGTCACCGTCATTATTTCTGTTCTCGGCGATCTTGTTGAGAGTATGTTCAAACGAGTGTCTGGAATTAAAGACAGCAGCAATATTATCCCTGGGCACGGTGGTGTTCTGGATAGAATTGATAGTTTAACGGCTGCTTTTCCAGTATTTACACTGCTCTATTTCACAATTTAG
- the ispC gene encoding 1-deoxy-D-xylulose-5-phosphate reductoisomerase has translation MQNITILGATGSIGSSTLKVISENPDKFSIIALTAGTNVSAMKALCIKWKPKFAAMSDLKAASLLEKELKSLNLSTVVVAGEAGLSFVASLDEVDSVMAAIVGAAGLAPTMSAVKAGKRILLANKEALVMSGRLFIDAVEQYGAELLPVDSEHNAIFQCLPEQVQKSVGRCDLDKYGIDAILLTGSGGPFRYTDVDKLQLVTPQQAIAHPNWSMGPKISVDSATMMNKGLEFIEAKWLFNCQREQLKVIIHPQSVIHSMVQYRDGSVLAQMGEPDMCTPIALTMSYPDRISSGVSPLDFTKVGELTFLEPDYARYPCLKLAIDACYEGQHATTAINAANEIAVSAFLNKQLNFTDIAVVNERVLSKVCSESQHLVTDNLESLLELDRMARRLAQEVVRERSL, from the coding sequence ATGCAAAACATAACGATTTTGGGTGCAACAGGTTCAATAGGTAGTAGTACGCTTAAGGTTATTTCTGAAAACCCAGACAAGTTTTCTATCATAGCGCTTACCGCCGGTACAAATGTGAGTGCAATGAAGGCGCTTTGTATCAAATGGAAACCTAAGTTTGCTGCAATGTCTGATCTGAAGGCAGCCAGCTTATTAGAGAAAGAACTTAAGTCTCTTAATTTGTCGACAGTGGTTGTTGCGGGTGAAGCGGGTTTAAGTTTTGTTGCTTCTTTAGATGAGGTCGATAGTGTTATGGCGGCCATTGTAGGCGCTGCCGGGTTAGCGCCTACAATGTCGGCAGTCAAAGCGGGCAAACGTATTCTATTGGCAAACAAAGAAGCATTAGTTATGTCAGGCAGGTTGTTCATCGATGCCGTTGAGCAATATGGTGCAGAACTACTTCCCGTTGATAGTGAACACAACGCTATTTTTCAATGTTTACCAGAGCAAGTCCAAAAAAGTGTTGGTCGATGTGATCTTGATAAGTATGGGATAGATGCGATTTTGCTTACCGGATCTGGTGGTCCATTTCGCTATACCGATGTAGATAAACTACAACTAGTGACGCCTCAACAGGCCATTGCACATCCCAACTGGTCTATGGGACCAAAAATCTCTGTCGATTCCGCTACCATGATGAATAAGGGGTTGGAGTTCATTGAAGCTAAGTGGTTATTTAATTGCCAACGAGAGCAGTTAAAAGTGATTATTCATCCTCAATCGGTGATCCACTCCATGGTTCAATACAGAGATGGTTCTGTTTTGGCACAGATGGGGGAACCGGACATGTGTACTCCTATCGCGCTGACCATGTCTTATCCTGATAGAATATCCTCCGGTGTTTCGCCACTCGATTTTACGAAGGTTGGCGAGTTAACATTTTTAGAACCTGATTATGCCCGATACCCTTGTCTTAAACTTGCTATTGATGCTTGTTATGAAGGGCAACATGCGACAACGGCGATAAATGCAGCAAACGAAATTGCAGTCAGCGCATTTTTGAATAAACAACTGAACTTTACTGATATTGCTGTTGTCAATGAACGAGTACTTTCTAAGGTTTGTTCAGAATCGCAACACTTGGTTACGGATAACTTGGAAAGCTTGCTTGAGCTAGATAGAATGGCTCGTCGTCTTGCTCAGGAAGTGGTTAGAGAACGCTCATTATGA
- the rseP gene encoding sigma E protease regulator RseP has translation MNDILWNFGSFIIALGILVAVHEFGHFWVARKCGVKVEKFSIGFGKSLWKKTGADGTEYNISAIPLGGYVKMLDSRVDDVPESMLPQAFDRKPLWQRTAVVSAGPLFNFLFAIFAYWLVFLIGVPAIKPVIGEVTPNSIVAQAGIEPGMELISIAGTETLDWESVNMRLVSHIGDDQMVMTLVPSKGYGVEETKILDIRNWKYDPEKESAMQTLGFLPYRPEIFTSIANVADASAAESAGIEVGDKIVSIGGVLIQDWQQVVDEISSSPNQILELIVERNGVSTSLQLTPASKELSSGKVIGYAGIGPKVADWPDEYRFDLQYGVFESVGKAFDKTEQVIALTFSMLKKLVVGDVGLNNLSGPISIAKGAGATAGYGLVYFLGFLALISVNLGIINLMPLPILDGGHLLFYAIEAVIRRPVPEKVQEMGFRIGGAIIFSLMAIAVFNDFMRL, from the coding sequence ATGAATGATATTTTATGGAACTTCGGCAGCTTTATAATTGCTTTAGGCATTTTAGTTGCTGTACATGAGTTTGGTCACTTTTGGGTTGCACGTAAGTGCGGAGTAAAAGTCGAGAAATTTTCCATTGGTTTTGGTAAGTCTCTTTGGAAAAAAACAGGAGCAGACGGCACGGAATACAACATATCAGCTATCCCATTAGGTGGGTACGTCAAAATGTTGGATAGTCGAGTAGATGATGTTCCCGAATCAATGTTGCCGCAGGCCTTTGATCGTAAGCCACTTTGGCAAAGAACCGCTGTTGTCTCCGCGGGACCACTATTCAATTTCTTATTCGCGATTTTCGCTTATTGGCTAGTATTCCTTATTGGTGTTCCCGCGATTAAACCCGTTATTGGTGAGGTTACTCCAAATTCTATTGTTGCACAGGCAGGGATAGAACCAGGAATGGAACTTATTTCTATTGCAGGTACCGAAACCTTAGATTGGGAATCAGTCAATATGAGACTGGTCTCTCACATCGGGGATGATCAAATGGTCATGACGTTGGTTCCAAGCAAAGGATACGGAGTCGAAGAGACCAAAATATTAGATATTAGAAACTGGAAGTATGATCCCGAAAAAGAATCGGCGATGCAAACGCTGGGTTTCTTGCCTTATCGACCAGAAATTTTCACCTCTATTGCTAATGTCGCGGATGCTAGTGCCGCTGAATCGGCTGGAATAGAGGTTGGTGACAAAATCGTGTCGATTGGTGGCGTGCTAATCCAAGACTGGCAGCAAGTCGTTGATGAAATTAGTTCTTCACCGAACCAGATACTAGAGTTAATTGTTGAACGAAACGGCGTTTCTACTTCATTACAATTGACGCCAGCAAGTAAAGAGTTGTCTAGCGGTAAGGTAATCGGCTACGCTGGCATCGGACCCAAAGTGGCAGACTGGCCTGATGAATACAGATTTGATCTACAATATGGTGTGTTTGAATCTGTTGGAAAAGCGTTTGATAAAACAGAGCAAGTCATCGCTCTTACATTTAGCATGCTTAAGAAGCTTGTGGTTGGTGATGTTGGTTTAAATAACTTAAGTGGACCAATTTCCATCGCCAAGGGTGCTGGAGCGACAGCGGGTTATGGCCTTGTCTATTTTTTAGGGTTTTTAGCGCTGATAAGTGTGAATCTAGGCATAATTAATTTGATGCCATTACCTATTTTAGATGGTGGCCATCTGCTATTTTATGCTATTGAAGCTGTTATCCGAAGACCTGTACCAGAAAAAGTACAGGAAATGGGCTTTCGAATTGGTGGAGCAATTATTTTCTCCCTAATGGCGATAGCTGTTTTTAATGATTTTATGCGTTTGTGA
- the bamA gene encoding outer membrane protein assembly factor BamA, which yields MAIKQLLLATLLVASSTVSSAEQFTVKDIKVEGLQRVALGAALLKIPVRVGDNINQQDVADIIKALYNSGNFENVKVLRDDGVLVIQVQERPTVANISFSGNSAIKEEQLQQNLDASGVRVGEALDRTTLSQIEKGLEDFYYSVGKYNATVQAVVTPLPRNRADLKFVFSEGVSAKIQQINFIGNEVYDDEQLLSRFDLNVDISWWNFLADDKYQKQVLAADLEALKSFYLNQGYLKFKVDATQVAISPDKKGVYITLNLDEGKPYTIENVVFKGELIGKESEFEQMVPFEDGDLYNGALVTGLEENVKKTMGEAGYAYPNVFTQPEFDDENQTVNLTINVEAGNRIYVRDIRFTGNNSTKDEVLRREMRQMEGSWLNSKAIETSKSRLNRLGFFETVNVQTVRVPGTDDQVDLVYTVKEANSGSINFGVGYGTESGISFQVGLQQDNFAGSGNRVGINAMMNDYQKNITLEYRDPYWNLDGVSLGGKVFYNEFEASEAGIVDYTNQSYGTSLTWGFPFDELNFFEIGLGYTHNKISNLDSYVQIEQFLKAQEDNISSSGELEVDDFDITLTWTRNNLNRGYFPTAGNHQRASYKATVPGSDVQYFKAQYDVRQYYPLTKKHEFTLLLRGRLGYGNGYGASDDGNDNLFPFYENYYAGGFTTLRGFGSNSAGPKAVYDEGVGNNPNYAATDDAVGGNAVALASVELIVPTPFASEEMQTQIRTSVFFDMASVWDTEFNYLENNISYGEKYYYDYSDPMNYRASYGAAVQWMSPMGPLVFSVAKPIEIYEGDDEEFFTFTIGRTF from the coding sequence ATGGCAATTAAGCAATTACTACTCGCTACTCTTTTAGTCGCAAGTTCAACAGTGAGTAGCGCAGAGCAGTTCACAGTGAAAGATATCAAGGTGGAAGGATTACAACGTGTTGCATTAGGTGCGGCTCTGTTGAAGATTCCCGTTCGTGTTGGTGATAATATCAATCAACAAGATGTCGCCGATATCATAAAAGCGCTATACAACTCCGGTAACTTTGAGAACGTCAAAGTATTGAGAGACGATGGTGTACTTGTTATTCAAGTGCAAGAGAGGCCGACGGTAGCGAACATCTCGTTTTCAGGTAATAGTGCGATTAAAGAAGAGCAACTGCAGCAAAACCTAGACGCTTCAGGCGTAAGGGTAGGCGAGGCTCTTGATCGAACAACCTTAAGTCAAATTGAGAAAGGTTTAGAGGATTTCTACTACAGCGTTGGTAAGTATAACGCGACCGTACAAGCTGTAGTGACGCCACTCCCTCGAAACCGAGCGGACCTAAAGTTCGTCTTTTCTGAAGGGGTGTCTGCAAAAATTCAGCAGATTAACTTCATTGGTAATGAGGTTTACGATGACGAACAACTTTTATCTCGTTTCGATCTGAATGTTGATATCTCTTGGTGGAATTTTCTTGCCGACGATAAATATCAGAAACAAGTGCTGGCGGCCGATTTAGAAGCGCTCAAGTCATTTTATCTAAATCAGGGTTATTTGAAGTTTAAAGTGGATGCGACTCAGGTAGCAATATCGCCAGATAAAAAAGGCGTGTACATCACTTTAAACTTGGATGAAGGCAAGCCGTATACCATTGAAAATGTCGTTTTCAAAGGCGAATTGATTGGTAAAGAGTCTGAATTCGAACAGATGGTTCCATTTGAAGATGGTGATCTCTATAACGGCGCATTGGTAACGGGATTAGAAGAAAACGTTAAAAAGACCATGGGTGAAGCCGGTTATGCTTATCCCAACGTTTTTACACAGCCTGAATTCGATGACGAGAATCAAACCGTAAACCTAACCATTAATGTTGAGGCTGGTAATCGTATTTATGTTCGAGATATTCGTTTTACGGGTAATAACTCGACAAAAGACGAAGTCCTTCGACGTGAAATGCGCCAAATGGAAGGTAGCTGGTTAAACTCAAAAGCGATCGAGACCAGTAAATCTCGACTCAACCGTTTGGGTTTTTTCGAGACGGTGAACGTACAGACCGTGCGTGTACCGGGTACGGATGACCAAGTCGATTTGGTTTATACGGTTAAAGAAGCGAACTCCGGAAGTATCAATTTTGGTGTTGGTTATGGTACCGAATCTGGTATTAGCTTCCAGGTTGGCTTACAACAAGATAACTTTGCGGGTTCTGGTAATCGTGTTGGCATCAATGCAATGATGAATGACTATCAGAAAAACATAACCTTAGAGTACCGAGACCCATACTGGAATTTAGATGGTGTGAGTTTGGGTGGCAAGGTTTTCTATAATGAATTTGAAGCCTCTGAAGCGGGTATTGTTGATTATACTAACCAAAGTTATGGTACAAGTTTGACCTGGGGTTTCCCTTTTGATGAGCTCAATTTCTTTGAAATAGGTTTGGGTTATACACACAACAAAATTTCTAACCTAGATTCTTATGTCCAAATAGAACAATTTTTGAAAGCTCAAGAAGATAACATAAGTAGTTCTGGTGAGTTAGAAGTTGATGATTTTGATATTACTCTGACATGGACGCGTAATAATCTAAACCGAGGGTACTTCCCAACGGCTGGTAATCATCAGAGAGCGTCTTATAAAGCGACAGTACCAGGATCAGATGTACAGTACTTTAAGGCTCAGTATGATGTTCGTCAGTACTATCCATTGACGAAGAAACATGAGTTCACACTGCTCCTTAGAGGACGCCTTGGCTATGGCAATGGTTATGGGGCTTCCGATGACGGAAATGATAACCTGTTTCCATTCTATGAAAACTATTATGCGGGTGGTTTTACTACGCTCCGAGGCTTTGGTTCTAACTCTGCGGGGCCAAAAGCAGTGTACGATGAAGGTGTAGGTAATAACCCTAATTACGCTGCAACTGACGATGCGGTTGGTGGTAATGCGGTCGCGCTCGCGAGTGTTGAGTTGATTGTTCCAACCCCTTTTGCCTCTGAAGAGATGCAAACCCAAATTCGCACTAGTGTATTTTTTGATATGGCGAGTGTATGGGATACAGAGTTTAATTATTTAGAGAATAATATTTCTTATGGAGAGAAATATTATTATGATTATTCTGACCCAATGAATTATCGTGCGTCTTATGGTGCAGCGGTACAATGGATGTCTCCGATGGGGCCATTAGTATTCTCCGTTGCGAAACCAATTGAAATTTATGAAGGTGATGACGAAGAGTTTTTCACTTTCACAATAGGTAGAACCTTTTAA
- a CDS encoding OmpH family outer membrane protein — MNKLVRTVGLSLVVASSAFFVNAAEAAQKIGYVSTGYIISKFPQREAIVKKLQAELKDDRAELERLQASMTKKSQEIERNGALLGEEGIQKLKIEISQLNAEGQIKQDAYKKKAQSLDVKSRQQMVAVIQKATTKIAEKEGYDMVIDSQILLYSNEESNLTEKVLAELK, encoded by the coding sequence TTGAATAAATTAGTTAGAACTGTTGGTCTTAGTCTTGTTGTTGCAAGCTCTGCATTTTTTGTTAACGCAGCCGAAGCCGCGCAAAAAATTGGTTATGTTAGCACGGGCTATATCATCAGTAAGTTTCCTCAGCGCGAAGCTATTGTGAAGAAACTTCAGGCAGAATTAAAAGATGATAGAGCTGAGTTAGAGCGACTTCAGGCATCGATGACCAAAAAAAGTCAAGAGATTGAACGTAATGGCGCTCTACTTGGTGAAGAAGGTATTCAGAAGCTAAAAATTGAAATCAGCCAACTCAATGCTGAAGGTCAAATTAAGCAAGATGCTTATAAGAAAAAAGCACAATCTTTAGACGTTAAATCTAGACAGCAGATGGTTGCCGTTATTCAAAAAGCGACCACTAAAATTGCCGAAAAAGAAGGCTATGACATGGTTATAGATAGCCAAATACTTCTTTATTCAAATGAAGAATCAAACCTAACTGAAAAAGTACTAGCAGAGCTTAAATAA
- the lpxD gene encoding UDP-3-O-(3-hydroxymyristoyl)glucosamine N-acyltransferase, with translation MPRVTLAELAAITGGALHGDGDVVVTSVAPMDTSGDGQITFLSNVKYRKHLGECQASAIMVKESELELCKTNVLVVSDPYLAYALVAQALDSTPNPASDIHASAVVADDVTLGEGVTIGANATIESGVTLGDSASIGAGCFVGKNSVIGKGSKLWANVSIYHGVQIGDLCLIQSNTVIGSDGFGYANNKGEWIKIPQVGSVRIGNRVEIGACTTIDRGALDDTVIEDNVILDNQLQIAHNVQIGYGTAIAGGTIIAGSTSIGKYCIIGGGSVINGHIQIADQVTITGMGMVMRSIPEKGMFSSGIPVQPNREWRKTAARVHRIDELNKRLKAVEKTLES, from the coding sequence ATGCCTAGAGTGACGCTTGCTGAATTAGCCGCGATTACCGGCGGTGCATTACATGGTGATGGCGATGTCGTTGTGACCTCTGTTGCCCCGATGGATACGTCCGGTGACGGTCAGATTACCTTTCTTTCTAATGTGAAATATCGCAAGCATTTAGGCGAATGCCAAGCTTCTGCGATAATGGTGAAAGAGTCGGAGTTAGAGCTTTGCAAGACTAACGTATTGGTCGTATCCGACCCGTATCTAGCCTATGCTCTTGTTGCTCAGGCCTTAGACTCGACACCTAATCCGGCGAGTGACATCCATGCGTCCGCGGTTGTCGCAGACGATGTGACGTTGGGGGAAGGGGTAACGATTGGTGCCAATGCAACGATTGAATCCGGAGTCACGCTTGGAGACAGTGCTTCTATTGGTGCCGGTTGTTTTGTCGGTAAAAACAGCGTGATTGGTAAGGGAAGCAAGCTCTGGGCAAATGTATCGATTTATCATGGTGTTCAGATTGGTGACTTATGTTTAATCCAATCAAATACAGTGATAGGTTCGGACGGATTTGGTTATGCGAATAACAAAGGTGAGTGGATTAAAATCCCTCAAGTCGGCTCGGTTAGGATCGGCAATCGGGTAGAAATTGGAGCATGTACTACTATTGATAGGGGTGCACTAGATGATACCGTTATTGAAGATAATGTCATTCTAGATAATCAACTGCAAATTGCTCATAATGTGCAGATCGGATATGGCACCGCCATTGCGGGTGGTACAATCATTGCTGGCAGTACTTCTATTGGTAAATACTGCATTATTGGTGGTGGTAGTGTTATCAATGGTCATATACAGATTGCAGATCAGGTAACGATAACGGGTATGGGTATGGTGATGAGAAGCATACCAGAGAAGGGGATGTTTTCGTCCGGCATACCAGTGCAACCCAATAGAGAGTGGCGAAAAACAGCGGCTCGAGTGCATCGTATCGATGAACTAAATAAAAGACTGAAAGCAGTAGAGAAGACGTTGGAATCATAA
- the fabZ gene encoding 3-hydroxyacyl-ACP dehydratase FabZ — protein MDITRIQELLPHRYPFLLIDRVTEYVEGKYLIGLKNVSVNEPQFTGHFPKMPIFPGVLILEAMAQATGLLAFATFGAPKENELYYFASIDKAKFRKPVVPGDQLVIEVEFLKERRGIAVFTGVAKVDGAVVCSADLKCARREFQL, from the coding sequence ATGGATATCACAAGAATTCAGGAATTGCTTCCACATCGTTATCCATTTTTACTGATAGATAGAGTGACTGAGTATGTAGAAGGCAAATATCTTATTGGCTTGAAAAATGTATCAGTAAATGAACCTCAGTTCACCGGCCACTTTCCAAAGATGCCTATTTTTCCCGGTGTACTTATTTTAGAAGCAATGGCACAAGCCACAGGTTTACTTGCTTTTGCCACGTTTGGTGCGCCAAAAGAGAACGAATTGTATTATTTTGCTAGTATTGATAAAGCAAAGTTTCGTAAACCCGTTGTTCCAGGTGATCAATTGGTTATTGAAGTTGAGTTTTTAAAAGAACGCAGAGGCATTGCGGTGTTTACTGGCGTTGCGAAAGTAGATGGCGCTGTAGTCTGTTCTGCTGACCTAAAATGTGCACGTAGAGAATTCCAATTATGA
- the lpxA gene encoding acyl-ACP--UDP-N-acetylglucosamine O-acyltransferase — MIHETAQIHPSAIVEDGAVIGANVKIGPFCTVDSKVEIGEGTELLSHVVVKGPTRIGKDNRIFQFASIGEECQDLKFAGEDTRLEIGDRNTIRESVTMHRGTIQDKGITKVGNDNLFMINAHIAHDCIVGDRCIFANNATLAGHVTIGQQAIIGGMCAIHQFCHVGDHAMLGGGSIVVQDVPPYVMAQGNHCAPFGINIEGLKRRGFEKKEIHAIRRAYKALYRNGNTVEEAKIEIAKEAEEFAGVKLFLEFLENSSRGIIR; from the coding sequence ATGATCCATGAAACTGCTCAGATTCATCCAAGCGCAATCGTAGAAGATGGCGCAGTTATTGGTGCAAATGTTAAAATTGGCCCATTTTGTACCGTTGATAGTAAGGTAGAGATTGGCGAAGGAACCGAGCTTTTATCACATGTAGTGGTAAAAGGCCCGACGAGAATAGGTAAAGACAATCGTATCTTTCAGTTCGCCTCTATAGGTGAAGAGTGCCAAGATCTCAAGTTTGCGGGGGAAGACACTCGCCTTGAAATTGGCGATCGCAACACAATTCGTGAGAGCGTGACCATGCATCGAGGTACGATTCAAGACAAGGGTATTACTAAAGTTGGTAATGATAACCTGTTTATGATCAACGCGCATATTGCGCATGATTGTATTGTCGGTGATCGCTGTATTTTTGCTAATAATGCGACGCTTGCAGGGCATGTGACTATTGGTCAGCAAGCAATCATTGGCGGCATGTGTGCTATCCACCAGTTCTGTCACGTAGGAGACCATGCGATGCTTGGTGGTGGTTCTATCGTTGTGCAAGACGTACCGCCTTATGTGATGGCGCAAGGTAATCATTGCGCGCCTTTCGGTATAAATATCGAAGGTCTTAAAAGACGTGGTTTTGAAAAGAAAGAGATCCACGCGATACGCAGAGCATATAAAGCGTTATATCGTAACGGTAACACCGTTGAAGAAGCAAAAATAGAGATAGCGAAAGAAGCGGAAGAGTTTGCGGGTGTTAAACTATTCTTAGAATTTTTAGAGAATTCATCTCGAGGAATTATCCGTTAG
- the lpxB gene encoding lipid-A-disaccharide synthase, with protein MPQSRPLVIGIVAGELSGDTLGEGFIKAIKQQVPDAQFVGIGGPKMNALGCQSLFDMEELAVMGLVEVLGRLPRLLKVKAELVKYYTLNPPDVFIGIDAPDFNLRLEKNLKDSGIKTVHYVSPSVWAWRQKRIFKIEAATNLVLAFLPFEKAFYDKFDVPCEFIGHTLADAIPLENPKEQARETLGLNQDKKWLAVLPGSRGAELKMLAQPFVETCKKLHQKHPNLGFVVALVNEKRRQQFEQVWKTLAPELEFTLVDDTARNVIQASDVVMLASGTVALECMLVKRPMVVAYNVNPITAFIAKRLVKSEFVSLPNILAGKEMVKEFILEQCHAENLFNEVDRLLSDDNVEMLEKFTEMHHWIRKGADQQAATAVLKLMGRLND; from the coding sequence ATGCCTCAATCTCGTCCTCTTGTTATCGGCATTGTTGCTGGTGAACTATCAGGAGATACTCTGGGCGAAGGCTTTATTAAAGCAATCAAACAGCAGGTGCCTGATGCGCAATTCGTTGGCATTGGCGGCCCTAAAATGAATGCGCTAGGTTGCCAGTCGTTGTTTGATATGGAAGAGCTTGCGGTCATGGGGTTGGTGGAAGTGTTAGGCCGATTACCTAGGCTTTTGAAAGTGAAGGCTGAATTAGTAAAGTACTATACATTAAATCCCCCGGATGTATTTATTGGTATTGATGCGCCTGACTTTAATCTGCGTTTAGAGAAAAACCTTAAAGATTCGGGTATTAAAACGGTCCATTACGTGAGCCCTTCCGTATGGGCTTGGCGTCAAAAACGAATTTTTAAAATCGAAGCAGCGACCAATCTTGTGCTGGCATTTTTACCATTTGAAAAAGCGTTTTACGATAAGTTTGACGTACCATGCGAGTTTATTGGCCATACTCTTGCGGATGCCATCCCTTTAGAAAACCCCAAAGAGCAAGCCAGAGAAACACTTGGCTTGAATCAAGACAAAAAATGGCTCGCAGTATTGCCGGGAAGCCGTGGTGCAGAACTGAAAATGTTGGCACAACCATTTGTCGAAACGTGCAAAAAACTCCACCAAAAACATCCCAACCTCGGTTTTGTTGTTGCGTTAGTCAACGAAAAAAGACGGCAACAGTTTGAACAAGTGTGGAAGACTCTGGCGCCTGAATTGGAATTTACCTTAGTTGATGATACCGCTAGAAATGTGATTCAAGCATCTGATGTGGTGATGTTAGCTTCAGGAACGGTGGCACTAGAATGCATGCTAGTTAAAAGACCAATGGTTGTCGCTTATAATGTTAATCCTATCACTGCGTTTATCGCTAAACGTTTAGTTAAAAGTGAATTTGTTTCTCTACCCAACATCCTTGCGGGTAAAGAGATGGTGAAAGAATTTATTTTAGAGCAGTGTCATGCTGAAAATCTCTTCAATGAGGTTGATAGGTTGCTCTCTGATGACAATGTTGAGATGTTAGAAAAATTCACAGAGATGCACCATTGGATTCGTAAAGGGGCCGATCAACAAGCCGCAACGGCAGTATTGAAATTAATGGGCAGATTGAATGATTAA